Below is a genomic region from Rana temporaria chromosome 3, aRanTem1.1, whole genome shotgun sequence.
TGCCAGCAAACTGCAAGCCCCAGGGTGCCCTGTcaagtagtaaaacaaaaaaagccatCTAAAAAGTTGACACTGTCCATGTGTTCACAGCAGCAAGAAAGGCTTGTACTTCTGCAACCAATATAccatcccaattcacaaaaaaaaaaaaatcatctaaaaAGCTCCCCGCAGAAGAAGCCTCTTAAATGATTTCTAATTTCACTGCCTTCCAGAGCTACAGCTTCTGGCAGAATTTTCAGCATCACACTTCCTGGTGTGCTGAATGCCTGCACACCCCTCCATGCACAATGGGTTCATCTGTTGGACTCTACTGTTACTTGTAGTGATCGGCAGATGAAATCACAGGGCACAGCAGGGAGTCCAGGCATTCAATACACACTGTGATGCATGCTGAAAATGCTTCAGATGTGCTACAGCTCTTAAAAACAGTGAGTCATCAACTGGTCAGTTTTAAGGGAgttaaatctcccccccccccccaggcaaatCTTGTTAAAAACAGTAAAGGTACTAAATGTAATAGACATAACTTTGAAAGAATAGAATTGCCCATCATCTCCCAAAACACATCGGTTACCTTGAGTACATTCACTGTTTTTATTGATTACAACCAAATATGATTTTATTCTAATTGGTAAGTTTCCAGGCCCTGGCACTGCTTTGCCACATAGAACAGCTCACTGGGACTTGCGGTTCCCTAGCAATGAAAACCTTTGATGAACCAAacatacattattttaaaaacagTGATATGCCAGCCACACTGGCAGTGGCTAACCCATGCTGTCAAGGAACCCAGGGAGGGTCTATTGAGTTAACCATTTACGATATTGGTGTAAAAATTGTAACAACCCATGTGACAATCATTTCTACTGCCACAAGGGACCTGTTGCCACCTCCCTGTGGCACTAGACTCGGCCTGTCTACTTTCCTCTCACACAACCCTACAGGCAGTATGATGCATTTAGTCCTAGAGTCTCTTCCATAGATGATGCGAGCCAGGGATGGGTTGGGGGACCCCTCACCTGACCTTCTCACTCTCAGTCATCTGCCAGAGTCCCAAGTTGAGCACTTTGAGACAGGGCAACTGTGTGATCCTCTCCAGTCCCTTCTTGGTGATGCGGGTGCAGCCGTACAGGTCGATACCGGTCAGCTGGCTCAGGTGCTCAGCGATGAGCTCCAGTCCCTTGTCTGTGATGCGCACGCACTGTCCAATGTTGAGGGTCCTCAGGCTGTGCATCTGGCGAACCATACGGTTAATGCCATCGTCGCTGATGTGGCAGGAGCACAGCGACAGTGACTTAAGCCCGTACAGGCCCTGGGCGATGTAGGCCAGGCTCTGGTCGCCCACCTTGTCGCAGAATGAGACGTCCAGGCCTGAGAGTCGTAGGCTGCCCATAGCCAGGTGCATGATGCCCGTGTCGCTGATGTTGTCGCAGCTGCGCAAGTTAAGGCTCCGCAGACCACCCATGTGGGAAAGGTGCAGCAGCCCTGCGTCGGAGATGCCGCCGCAGAAGCTGAGGTTGAGCACGCGcaggccctggagacccctggagaTGTGCTTGAGGGCCAAGTCGGTGAGCTTCTGGCAGTCTTGCAGGGTGAGTTGCTCCAGGCCCAGACAGCCCTCAGCGGCGCTGCGGGTCATGCCGGCCAGGTGGCCGATTCCAACATCGGAGACGTGCCGGCAGCTTCGCAGGTTGAGGCTCTTGAGGCCATGAAGCCCCCAGGCAATGAGTAGCAGACCTGTGTTGGTGATGTTGGAGCAGCCCCCCAGCTCTAGCACCTCTAGCCTCTTTAGGTACTGGGCGATGCGGCCCAGGCTGCTGTCCGTGATCTGCTTACACAGGCTGAGGTTCAAGCAGCGCAGGGAGCCGATCTCCTGTACGAAGGCGTGGCCCAGGCCGTTGTCGGTCAGGTTGTAGCAGCCGCTCAGGTTCAGGCTTTCGATGTCCGGCAGGCCCTGGATGACGTAGCTGAGCGAGCGGCGCAGGCTGAGGATCTGCACCCGGCGGATGCCGCGGGCCTGCAGGCTTGGGAAGAGAGACGGGTTGGCCCGGCGGAGGTGTAGCTTGGCCTCGGTGCCCCGCCATACCGACTTGTGGTAGGCCGCGTCCCGCCAGGCGCCGCACACCTGAGCCGCCCGCCCCTTGTCGCGCACGTCCAGGTAGCTGAAGATCATGGCCAGCAGCTCGGGGAACAGGCACGAGATGTGGGTCTCCTCCATACTCAGCGCGGGTCCGGCATCACCTCCCACCCGCGGCTAGGCCCGAGGCCTCTTGGCGGCTTGCCTGAGGTAAAATGATAACGGCgggctcttcctcctcctctcttgccTCAGCCTGGAACTGCTCTCCGAACCATCGTTGTCCCGGCCGGTCTCGTTCTTGTGTTACTCGGTCCTTAGCTAGACTTTGCCGGACCGGAGCCCCTTCTCTCCCACCTCAGGGTCCGTTAGCACGTGACGTGCGCGACACAGAACACGACGTGCTCGCCACCGTCGCCACACAGAGAGGAGGCGGGGCAGCGTGGGCGCTACTGCGCAACAGCAGTGGAGAAACCGCGCGCGCCCCCGCAGCCCTGTGCTCTTCGGCTGTCTGGTGCTCGCAGCTGCTCTGACTGTGCAGGCGCgcttgggggaaaaaatatgGCGTCCCAAGCGTGTTCTCGCCCGGTATCTGACTTGTATTCTTGCCTTTTAAGACGCGGagagtttttatttttccaggaaaagtcTAACTTCGGTTGCCACGCGACGACGTGCGCGTGCCCGCGATCAGGGCCGCGCACCTCCGGCTTTTTCCCCCACTTATCAGACTGCGCAGTCGTGAAAGTGTAAATCATTTTGGAGTTTGTGAGGGCGGGCGAGTGGGTGGAGCCCAAGGGCTTCCTTTGTCTCCCGCGCAGTAGTAGCTGGGGGCTCTTCGGCGGTTGCCAAGGAGacggcccctcccccttttcccttcCTGTTTAACCCTGTGTGTGGATAAGATGGCTGCACCTTTGCTGCCTGTGTGAAAGTGTTCTGAGGTGTTACCTCAGGGAGAGGAGGCTGCTGACACCATTGTGTCAGGACGGGctcttttcatgtttttttttagtggcaTTTGTTCTGTAGCCATCCGGCcatttctgacacttcgctcctacatgtaaaattcaacttttttttttgctagaaaattactttgaacccccaaacattatatataaaaacatttttttagcagagaccatgtAGTGGTCTGGTGGGTGttgtaattttttatgtcacacggtatttgtgcagcggtttttaaaacttgaaaaaaaaaaaaaaaccttgaataaaaaacaaaacaaaaaaacactaaagttagcccaatttttttgtataatgtgaaagatgatgttacgccgagcaaatagatacttaacatgtcacgctttaaaattgcgtgtcTGTGGAATAATGACAAACTATGATGcctaaaattctccataggcgacgctttaaacgcctttacacgttactagtttagagttgcacaggaggtctggtgccaGAATTATTACTCTCCCTCTGACGTTCATCGATCGTCGCTTACATATGCGTGTGGAAATAACCGTTCACATTTGCGCATAAGCACGGTGTGATGGGggcgtttaaatattttttttattatttatttattttatacaaaaaaacattttttgtttaatttttttgtttttgtactaactttattgctatcacaagggatgaacaacatctcttgtgatagcatggtccgtgacaggtcctctttatggagagatttggggtctattAGTACCCCAAATGTCTCCTCTGGCCTCCCATGCATCCGatcagacacagatcggtctgatCGGCTACTTACCTGGCCGCCGCTGGCCAGGTAAACAAAGGGGCGGAACCGGAAGTGGCAAACTACTCATCGCTACCGGTTTCCAGGGTTACAGAGAGAGGGAAACGACATCAGTTCCTCTCTTTCTGTACAGGGCAGCCATTGCCGCTGGCAGTATCCGAAGGTGGGATCCCTTCCTGCCACCGGCAGAAGTGATCGAGTAGCTGATTTGTCACTCAGATCACTTCTGCCTTGTTCAGAATCACTGGCTGAAAAGATCAATTTGTCAATCATTTGTCACTAGTTTGCTGGTAAACACCCGGCGAatctttgtaataataaaaatccaGCTGCGCTtgcgtaaggtgaccagatttttaaaatgaaatccgggaacatctttttttttttactagtaatggcggccgcctcacagcctgtcaagtcttatgccgtgtacacacgatcggttttacaGATGAAAAAAGTTGGATTGGACTTTTTTAATCGCACAAACCGATAgtaaaaaccgatcgtctgtgtggaattccattggagaaaaatccacgcatgctcagaatcaagtcgacgcatgctcggaagcatttttctcagcacgtcgtagtgttttacgtcacctcattttggacggtcggaatttagtctgatgccgcgtacacaccatcactttatgtgatgaaaaaaaaacgtcactttaaatgaccgtgtgtgggggaaaacgttgttttatgtcttgtgatatagccccatacacactatcagttttcctgcaggtcttCGCAGgttttgtcttcaggtttaccaaaaccatgtagtgcaagggcctgcctgattgcatacgaattgaaactcttaggccgcatacacacggtcgttccaaaccgatgagaatggtccgacgggccatttccatcggttcaccgctgtgcctacacaccatcgttccaaaaaccgatcaggtcagaacgcggtgacgtcaaacaaacgacgtgctgaataaaacgaagaatgcttccaagcatgcgtcgacttgattctgagcatgcgcgggttttgaaccgatgctttctgtactaaccatcggtttggactaatcgggcagcgggccatcggttcgattttaaagcatgtttttacattttggaccgaaggacaacagaccgatgggctatacacacggtcggtttggaccgatgaaactgaaccttggtccattctcatcggttttgaccgtgtgtacgcggcctcaaggtttgacctcatattagatggttttggtaaacctgaagacaaatacctgcaggaaaactgatagtgtgtatggggctttagtccacctttacagaaaatctgtaaggtgaatttacactggaccccctccccAACCCCCACTGGTCCCACTAAACTGAGTCCAGTTATTCCCCGCTCTGACAGCTCTTATCGCCACTGTATCGGTCCAGGGATTTAAAACCCCTgcggctttctctcctcttcaTCGCGGTGACAGGATAGGCCACGCGGGTTCTGATTGTTCGACGccaaccaattagaatgctcctaaaTGTACCTCCTGATGAGGTAAGTTTTGGAGATTAAGCTGAGGGGGATTTTCTAAAGTGAGGTGGCGACCCAATGTGTCAGTGCAGGTAATAGCCATGCTCCAGGTCAGCAGGACTGGGGGGATGAGGTGagtgtcctgtgtaagttcaccttacagatttttctgtaaaggtgaacttgtgctaaatgactttgaacgtggcatggttgtttgtTTCAGGCGGGCTGGTctcagtatttcaaaaactgctgttctgggattttcacgcactaccatctctagggtctctacagagaatggtccgaaaaagataATATATCCAGTAAGCGGCAGTTGTGTGAACGAAAATgctttgttgatgtcagaggagaatgtgaagaCGCTTTaagataaatactgtatttattggcgtataacactcacttttttaccccgaaaatagagggtaaactgtgcctgcgtgttatacgcgaggggctgtggaacgtttttttcctgaaacttccctcttaaagttagggtgcgtgttatacgccgataaatacggtaaccattTGTTACAActgaggtatgcagaataccatctctgaaagcACAACACAGCGAACCTTGAAGCAGttggggctacagcagcagaagaccactccgggtgccactcctgtcatctaagaacaggaaacagaggctacaattggcacaggct
It encodes:
- the FBXL14 gene encoding F-box/LRR-repeat protein 14, translating into MEETHISCLFPELLAMIFSYLDVRDKGRAAQVCGAWRDAAYHKSVWRGTEAKLHLRRANPSLFPSLQARGIRRVQILSLRRSLSYVIQGLPDIESLNLSGCYNLTDNGLGHAFVQEIGSLRCLNLSLCKQITDSSLGRIAQYLKRLEVLELGGCSNITNTGLLLIAWGLHGLKSLNLRSCRHVSDVGIGHLAGMTRSAAEGCLGLEQLTLQDCQKLTDLALKHISRGLQGLRVLNLSFCGGISDAGLLHLSHMGGLRSLNLRSCDNISDTGIMHLAMGSLRLSGLDVSFCDKVGDQSLAYIAQGLYGLKSLSLCSCHISDDGINRMVRQMHSLRTLNIGQCVRITDKGLELIAEHLSQLTGIDLYGCTRITKKGLERITQLPCLKVLNLGLWQMTESEKVR